The Streptomyces sp. NBC_01689 genome includes a window with the following:
- the argF gene encoding ornithine carbamoyltransferase yields MATVPTVLAGRHFLKELDFTGEEFRGLIELAAELKAAKRAGTETPYLRGRNIALIFEKTSTRTRCAFEVAAADQGASTTYLDPSGSQIGHKESVKDTARVLGRMFDAIEYRGDSQASVEELAAYAGVPVYNGLTDDWHPTQMLADVLTMTEHCAKPLGGISFAYLGDARFNMGNSYLVTGALLGMDVRIVAPRAYWPADVIVARARELAAANGGRVTLTEDVADGVRGVDFVATDVWVSMGEPKEVWDERIGALSPYAVTMDVLRATGNPDVRFLHCLPAFHDLGTKVGREIHATHGLDSLEVTDEVFESDHSVVFDEAENRLHTIKAVLVATLA; encoded by the coding sequence ATGGCGACAGTCCCGACCGTCCTCGCCGGCCGCCACTTCCTCAAGGAGCTGGACTTCACCGGCGAGGAGTTCCGCGGTCTGATCGAGCTGGCCGCCGAGCTGAAGGCGGCCAAGAGGGCCGGGACCGAGACGCCGTACCTGCGTGGCAGGAACATCGCGCTGATCTTCGAGAAGACCTCCACCCGCACGCGCTGCGCCTTCGAGGTCGCCGCCGCCGACCAGGGCGCGTCGACGACCTATCTCGACCCCTCCGGTTCGCAGATAGGCCACAAGGAGTCGGTGAAGGACACCGCGCGCGTCCTCGGCCGGATGTTCGACGCGATCGAGTACCGGGGCGACAGTCAGGCCTCGGTCGAGGAACTGGCGGCGTACGCCGGCGTGCCCGTCTACAACGGTCTGACCGACGACTGGCACCCCACCCAGATGCTCGCGGACGTGCTCACGATGACCGAGCACTGCGCCAAGCCGCTCGGCGGGATCTCCTTCGCCTACCTCGGGGACGCCCGGTTCAACATGGGCAACTCCTACCTGGTCACCGGCGCCCTCCTCGGCATGGACGTCCGGATCGTCGCCCCGCGGGCCTACTGGCCGGCCGACGTGATCGTCGCGCGGGCCCGGGAACTCGCGGCGGCCAACGGCGGCCGCGTCACCCTCACCGAGGACGTGGCCGACGGCGTCCGGGGGGTCGACTTCGTCGCCACCGACGTCTGGGTCTCGATGGGCGAGCCCAAGGAGGTGTGGGACGAGCGCATCGGTGCCCTGTCCCCGTACGCCGTGACCATGGACGTGCTGCGGGCCACCGGCAATCCCGACGTGAGGTTCCTGCACTGCCTGCCGGCCTTCCACGACCTCGGCACCAAGGTCGGCCGCGAGATCCACGCCACCCACGGTCTCGACTCCCTCGAAGTGACCGACGAGGTGTTCGAGTCGGACCACTCGGTCGTCTTCGACGAGGCGGAGAACCGGCTGCACACCATCAAGGCGGTCCTGGTCGCGACCCTGGCCTGA